A genomic region of Thunnus albacares chromosome 2, fThuAlb1.1, whole genome shotgun sequence contains the following coding sequences:
- the LOC122970791 gene encoding coiled-coil domain-containing protein 112 isoform X2, whose product MASLATNRCPDKRFSGEGDSVQQPCTSSSPVCSEDQRQTTQKAAQFVREAERTRRQIEKLEKERTLSVQCRKNGWTDVSGELEEYERVLEEERKAEKTNLQKQLAKIHDGVRKFQRQLIDVKPTPELIERLKEIMSEVEISINALKEEERSCFEDLLKEERTCRQEITAYEKKIENWSLAVKSGAKLPTAPTVKTKPLDRDLPAEVRALESFLQKTGGPHGGWDQYDHQAFLKVWTKHSGQPAYRKEAKLYLPGKTLEEIEQHEDWHQELIYLQDRKREAIRRWKASKQQARQTRIQSQEEVEEADRRVKEAKIQAEQHKAEEERREAARRLEEWREEKRRKEEQEEEQRLAEEIQKRRRAKEERRRQLEVKLTIEEQLRLKREEEEEQTRMRREEEQREVDERRREAAKGIKRFSERDLHKVEAKFQEKQLKEKEEEERHQRIAAKLKEKVDGHVSRDPSRLTRLTKGWEERKKNIGPSGGGPVLQMFHRAVPSWRQGL is encoded by the exons ATGGCTTCCCTAGCAACCAACCGTTGCCCCGATAAACGTTTCTCG GGGGAGGGAGACAGTGTCCAGCAGCCGTGCACATCATCCTCCCCAGTCTGCAGTGAGGATCAGAGGCAGACCACACAGAAAGCTGCACAGTTTGTCAGGGAAGCTGAGAGGACCAGGAGGCA GATTGAAAAGttggagaaagagaggacaCTGAGTGTTCAGTGCAGAAAGAATGGCTGGACAGATGTGTCTGGAGAACTGGAGGAGTACGAGAGAGTGctggaggaagaaagaaaagctgAGA AGACAAATCTTCAAAAGCAGCTAGCGAAGATTCATGATGGAGTGAGGAAATTTCAGAGACAGCTGATAGACGTGAAACCAACTCCTGAGT TGATTGAAAGACTGAAGGAAATCATGTCAGAGGTGGAAATTTCAATCAACGCCCTGAAAGAGGAGGAGCGCTCATG CTTTGAGGATCTTTTGAAAGAGGAGAGGACTTGTAGACAGGAGATCACTGCTTATGAGAAAAAGATTGAAAACTGGAGCCTTGCTGTCAAATCAGGCGCCAAACTACCCACAGCTCCCACTGTGAAG ACCAAACCACTGGACAGAGATCTCCCTGCAGAGGTCAGAGCACTGGAATCTTTCCTTCAGAAGACAGGAGGCCCTCATGGTGGCTGGGACCAGTATGACCACCAAGCCTTCCTCAAG GTCTGGACGAAGCACAGTGGGCAACCAGCCTACAGGAAAGAGGCCAAACTGTACTTGCCTGGTAAAACACTGGAGGAGATTGAGCAACATGAGGACTGGCACCAGGAGCTGATCTATTTacaggacaggaagagagag GCTATCCGGAGGTGGAAGGCCAGCAAGCAACAGGCCCGCCAAACCAGGATACAGAgccaggaggaggtggaggaagcaGATAGGAGGGTGAAAGAAGCCAAGATCCAGGCTGAGCAACACAA ggctgaggaggagaggagggaggcgGCACGGCGACTGGAGGAGTggagggaagagaagagaaggaaagaggaacaggaggaagagcagagacTTGCTGAGGAGATACAAAAGAGGAGACGGGCAAAG GAGGAGCGTCGTCGTCAGCTAGAAGTGAAACTGACCATTGAGGAGCAGCTACGactgaagagagaagaggaggaggaacagacgaggatgagaagagaggaggaacagaggGAGGTGGatgagaggagaagggaggcaGCGAAGGGCATCAAACGCTTCAGTGAAAGG GATCTTCACAAGGTGGAGGCAAAGTTTCAGGAGAAACAGCtgaaggaaaaagaggaagaagagagacatCAGAGAATCGCTGCAAAATTAAAGGAGAAA GTGGATGGTCACGTCAGCAGAGACCCGTCCAGACTGACCCGTCTCACCAAGGGATGGGAGGAGCGAAAGAAAAACATCGGACCTTCAGGAGGAGGACCTGTGCTACAGATGTTTCACAG aGCTGTTCCCAGTTGGAGACAAGGCCTGTGA
- the LOC122970791 gene encoding coiled-coil domain-containing protein 112 isoform X1 yields MASLATNRCPDKRFSQGEGDSVQQPCTSSSPVCSEDQRQTTQKAAQFVREAERTRRQIEKLEKERTLSVQCRKNGWTDVSGELEEYERVLEEERKAEKTNLQKQLAKIHDGVRKFQRQLIDVKPTPELIERLKEIMSEVEISINALKEEERSCFEDLLKEERTCRQEITAYEKKIENWSLAVKSGAKLPTAPTVKTKPLDRDLPAEVRALESFLQKTGGPHGGWDQYDHQAFLKVWTKHSGQPAYRKEAKLYLPGKTLEEIEQHEDWHQELIYLQDRKREAIRRWKASKQQARQTRIQSQEEVEEADRRVKEAKIQAEQHKAEEERREAARRLEEWREEKRRKEEQEEEQRLAEEIQKRRRAKEERRRQLEVKLTIEEQLRLKREEEEEQTRMRREEEQREVDERRREAAKGIKRFSERDLHKVEAKFQEKQLKEKEEEERHQRIAAKLKEKVDGHVSRDPSRLTRLTKGWEERKKNIGPSGGGPVLQMFHRAVPSWRQGL; encoded by the exons ATGGCTTCCCTAGCAACCAACCGTTGCCCCGATAAACGTTTCTCG caGGGGGAGGGAGACAGTGTCCAGCAGCCGTGCACATCATCCTCCCCAGTCTGCAGTGAGGATCAGAGGCAGACCACACAGAAAGCTGCACAGTTTGTCAGGGAAGCTGAGAGGACCAGGAGGCA GATTGAAAAGttggagaaagagaggacaCTGAGTGTTCAGTGCAGAAAGAATGGCTGGACAGATGTGTCTGGAGAACTGGAGGAGTACGAGAGAGTGctggaggaagaaagaaaagctgAGA AGACAAATCTTCAAAAGCAGCTAGCGAAGATTCATGATGGAGTGAGGAAATTTCAGAGACAGCTGATAGACGTGAAACCAACTCCTGAGT TGATTGAAAGACTGAAGGAAATCATGTCAGAGGTGGAAATTTCAATCAACGCCCTGAAAGAGGAGGAGCGCTCATG CTTTGAGGATCTTTTGAAAGAGGAGAGGACTTGTAGACAGGAGATCACTGCTTATGAGAAAAAGATTGAAAACTGGAGCCTTGCTGTCAAATCAGGCGCCAAACTACCCACAGCTCCCACTGTGAAG ACCAAACCACTGGACAGAGATCTCCCTGCAGAGGTCAGAGCACTGGAATCTTTCCTTCAGAAGACAGGAGGCCCTCATGGTGGCTGGGACCAGTATGACCACCAAGCCTTCCTCAAG GTCTGGACGAAGCACAGTGGGCAACCAGCCTACAGGAAAGAGGCCAAACTGTACTTGCCTGGTAAAACACTGGAGGAGATTGAGCAACATGAGGACTGGCACCAGGAGCTGATCTATTTacaggacaggaagagagag GCTATCCGGAGGTGGAAGGCCAGCAAGCAACAGGCCCGCCAAACCAGGATACAGAgccaggaggaggtggaggaagcaGATAGGAGGGTGAAAGAAGCCAAGATCCAGGCTGAGCAACACAA ggctgaggaggagaggagggaggcgGCACGGCGACTGGAGGAGTggagggaagagaagagaaggaaagaggaacaggaggaagagcagagacTTGCTGAGGAGATACAAAAGAGGAGACGGGCAAAG GAGGAGCGTCGTCGTCAGCTAGAAGTGAAACTGACCATTGAGGAGCAGCTACGactgaagagagaagaggaggaggaacagacgaggatgagaagagaggaggaacagaggGAGGTGGatgagaggagaagggaggcaGCGAAGGGCATCAAACGCTTCAGTGAAAGG GATCTTCACAAGGTGGAGGCAAAGTTTCAGGAGAAACAGCtgaaggaaaaagaggaagaagagagacatCAGAGAATCGCTGCAAAATTAAAGGAGAAA GTGGATGGTCACGTCAGCAGAGACCCGTCCAGACTGACCCGTCTCACCAAGGGATGGGAGGAGCGAAAGAAAAACATCGGACCTTCAGGAGGAGGACCTGTGCTACAGATGTTTCACAG aGCTGTTCCCAGTTGGAGACAAGGCCTGTGA